A portion of the Mustelus asterias unplaced genomic scaffold, sMusAst1.hap1.1 HAP1_SCAFFOLD_116, whole genome shotgun sequence genome contains these proteins:
- the LOC144484594 gene encoding uncharacterized protein LOC144484594 translates to MEKQLKCGDCGKGFSYPSELETHQRSHTGERPFTCSECGKGFTRLTHLTAHQLVHTNMRLFKCSDCEKSFKTKYNLLTHHRLHTGERWFACAECGKGFTQLSSLQAHRRIHTGEKPFMCTECGKRFTQLSHLLTHRRVHTGEKPFMCTECGKRFTQLSHLLTHRRVHTGEKPFTCPGCGTAFAQLCKMLDHQRVHTGERPFTCCVWEGIHSVIHLAEAQAHSHWCETIHLLRVWEGIHPVCPTHFTPTCSL, encoded by the coding sequence atggagaaacagttgaaatgtggggactgtggaaagggattcagttacccttctgaactggaaactcatcaacgcagtcacactggggagaggccgttcacttgttctgaatgtgggaaaggattcactcgacTAACCCACCTCActgcacaccaacttgttcacactaacatgagactttttaaatgttctgactgtgagaagagttttaaaacCAAATACAATCTTTTGACACACcatcgacttcacactggggagagatggtTCGCCTGTGctgagtgcgggaagggattcactcagttatccagcctgcaggcacaccggcgaattcacactggagagaaaccattcatgtgcactgagtgtgggaagagattcactcagttatcccaccttctgacacaccggcgagttcacactggagagaaaccattcatgtgcactgagtgtgggaagagattcactcagttatcccaccttctgacacaccggcgagttcacactggagagaaaccattcacctgccctgggTGCGGGACGGCATTCGCTCAGTTATGCAAAATGTTggatcaccagcgagttcacactggggagcggccattcacctgctgtgtgtgggaagggattcactcagtcatccaccttgCTGAGGCacaagcgcattcacactggtgtgagaccattcacctgctccgagtgtgggaagggattcacccagtctgcccaactcacttcacaccaacgtgttcactctga